A region of Epinephelus fuscoguttatus linkage group LG1, E.fuscoguttatus.final_Chr_v1 DNA encodes the following proteins:
- the LOC125889822 gene encoding alpha-tectorin-like isoform X2, whose product MLRLLFYVTAVLHFSTFGSTQVCLGESECALCTVTGPTVITVQGQAHSVQDRCVYTLIKTSSIPDVKVKATFKERRRQDHHFLDSVILSLEGESSGTISLEQGGRVKVDDTEETLTSTEKDFHGVTLFKTEAGVTAKIIETTYSMIVFFDGYTAQIYIKGPTGQAPAVEGLCGNSDGELSNDKLDDDSEDGCETPHTDTTAKPDNCDEMTTHCNLLTQESFTACHDNVATGPYVTACTNTLCHYPAGDGLKCQFLEAYARACSLYTDDNIESWRSNAACSQGPQAYCQDQYCSPDEFCGDKSSGDGTRCHCRAIFASPYRTEDTLGDPAVCDGSSQSITLVGCLLEDKDISYTDLHLYDKTCRAEKDDTTHLVTISFDSSTNPCGTMIKMNSDDEVINKNAVKLETTNKELVDFTCPFVIPDINIDFSVNIKVKSGTSGSPSVAYVTTGIWDYVLTMKAYTDAQRTQEVTGDTKLKLSQRVWFALVANGLNDKVALVIQSCFATHEDSADADQKYYLISDRCPNTDDKTVEVESNGQGTSDFFSFKMFQFFGETRDVYLHCRTNLCIKSKEVCVSNCDQTNRRRRSAKSKLKNHSSTIVTMAWGS is encoded by the exons ATGCTTCGTCTGCTGTTCTACGTGACTGCGGTCCTCCATTTTAGTACATTTGGCTCCACGCAGGTTTGCCTGGGAGAATCTGA GTGCGCCCTGTGCACTGTGACCGGCCCCACCGTCATCACTGTCCAAGGCCAGGCTCACTCTGTCCAAGATCGCTGTGTGTACACTCTGATAAAGACCTCATCAATCCCAGATGTCAAGGTTAAGGCGACATTCAAGGAACGACGGCGTCAAGATCACCACTTTTTGGACAGTGTGATCCTGTCTCTGGAGGGGGAATCAAGTGGTACAATCAGCCTAGAACAAGGCGGGAGAGTTAAG GTGGACGACACAGAAGAGACACTCACCTCCACGGAGAAGGATTTTCACGGTGTGACTCTCTTCAAGACCGAGGCTGGAGTGACGGCAAAGATAATCGAAACTACCTACTCCATGATCGTCTTCTTTGATGGCTACACTGCACAGATATACATTAAAG GACCGACTGGACAAGCTCCAGCTGTGGAGGGTTTATGTGGCAACTCCGATGGGGAGTTAAGTAACGACAAACTCGATGATGACAGTGAGGATGG CTGCGAGACACCGCACACTGACACCACTGCCAAACCAGACAACTGCGATGAAATGACTACACA CTGTAACCTCCTGACGCAGGAATCCTTCACAGCTTGTCATGACAACGTCGCAACAGGGCCCTACGTAACTGCCTGCACAAACACTTTGTgccattatcctgctggggacGGACTCAAGTGTCAGTTCCTGGAGGCCTACGCCAGAGCCTGCAGCCTGTACACCGATGACAACATTGAAAGCTGGAGGTCAAACGCCGCCTGCT CTCAAGGACCTCAGGCCTACTGTCAGGACCAGTACTGCAGTCCTGATGAATTCTGCGGCGATAAGAGCAGTGGTGATGGAACCCGGTGCCACTGTCGGGCCATATTTGCCTCCCCATACAGAACTGAAGACACTTTGG GTGACCCAGCGGTCTGTGATGGGAGCTCTCAGTCAATTACTCTGGTTGGTTGTCTCCTGGAGGACAAAGACATCAGCTACACTGACTTACACCTCTACGACAAAACCTGCAGAGCTGAAAAGGACGACACGACCCACCTGGTGACTATAAGCTTCGACTCTAGCACCAACCCCTGTGGGACGATGATCAAG ATGAACAGTGACGACGAAGTTATCAACAAGAACGCCGTCAAGCTGGAGACCACTAACAAGGAATTGGTTGACTTCACCTGCCCCTTTGTTATTCCAGATATTAACATCGATTTCTCAGTCAACATCAAAGTCAAAAGTGGTACCAGCGGCAG CCCTTCAGTGGCGTATGTTACAACTGGAATTTGGGACTACGTTCTGACCATGAAGGCCTACACCGATGCCCAACGCACACAGGAAGTGACTGGGGACACCAAGCTCAAACTGAGCCAGAGGGTCTGGTTCGCGCTGGTGGCAAACGGCCTGAATGATAAAGTTGCTTTGGTGATACAGTCCTGCTTTGCAACCCACGAAGATTCAGCTGATGCAGATCAGAAATATTACCTCATCTCGGATCg CTGTCCGAATACTGATGACAAAACTGTGGAAGTGGAGAGTAACGGACAGGGAACATCCGACTTCTTCTCCTTCAAAATGTTCCAGTTTTTTGGGGAAACCAGAGATGTCTACCTGCACTGCAGAACAAACCTGTGTATCAAAAGCAAGGAGGTCTGCGTCTCG AACTGTGACCAGACCAATAGGAGACGCAGATCTGCCAAGTCTAAACTCAAAAATCATTCCTCAACCATCGTCACCATGGCCTGGGGTTCTTAG
- the LOC125889822 gene encoding alpha-tectorin-like isoform X1: MYMKTAASLPASSNMLRLLFYVTAVLHFSTFGSTQVCLGESECALCTVTGPTVITVQGQAHSVQDRCVYTLIKTSSIPDVKVKATFKERRRQDHHFLDSVILSLEGESSGTISLEQGGRVKVDDTEETLTSTEKDFHGVTLFKTEAGVTAKIIETTYSMIVFFDGYTAQIYIKGPTGQAPAVEGLCGNSDGELSNDKLDDDSEDGCETPHTDTTAKPDNCDEMTTHCNLLTQESFTACHDNVATGPYVTACTNTLCHYPAGDGLKCQFLEAYARACSLYTDDNIESWRSNAACSQGPQAYCQDQYCSPDEFCGDKSSGDGTRCHCRAIFASPYRTEDTLGDPAVCDGSSQSITLVGCLLEDKDISYTDLHLYDKTCRAEKDDTTHLVTISFDSSTNPCGTMIKMNSDDEVINKNAVKLETTNKELVDFTCPFVIPDINIDFSVNIKVKSGTSGSPSVAYVTTGIWDYVLTMKAYTDAQRTQEVTGDTKLKLSQRVWFALVANGLNDKVALVIQSCFATHEDSADADQKYYLISDRCPNTDDKTVEVESNGQGTSDFFSFKMFQFFGETRDVYLHCRTNLCIKSKEVCVSNCDQTNRRRRSAKSKLKNHSSTIVTMAWGS, translated from the exons ATGTACATGAAAACAG CTGCGTCTCTTCCTGCCTCATCCAACATGCTTCGTCTGCTGTTCTACGTGACTGCGGTCCTCCATTTTAGTACATTTGGCTCCACGCAGGTTTGCCTGGGAGAATCTGA GTGCGCCCTGTGCACTGTGACCGGCCCCACCGTCATCACTGTCCAAGGCCAGGCTCACTCTGTCCAAGATCGCTGTGTGTACACTCTGATAAAGACCTCATCAATCCCAGATGTCAAGGTTAAGGCGACATTCAAGGAACGACGGCGTCAAGATCACCACTTTTTGGACAGTGTGATCCTGTCTCTGGAGGGGGAATCAAGTGGTACAATCAGCCTAGAACAAGGCGGGAGAGTTAAG GTGGACGACACAGAAGAGACACTCACCTCCACGGAGAAGGATTTTCACGGTGTGACTCTCTTCAAGACCGAGGCTGGAGTGACGGCAAAGATAATCGAAACTACCTACTCCATGATCGTCTTCTTTGATGGCTACACTGCACAGATATACATTAAAG GACCGACTGGACAAGCTCCAGCTGTGGAGGGTTTATGTGGCAACTCCGATGGGGAGTTAAGTAACGACAAACTCGATGATGACAGTGAGGATGG CTGCGAGACACCGCACACTGACACCACTGCCAAACCAGACAACTGCGATGAAATGACTACACA CTGTAACCTCCTGACGCAGGAATCCTTCACAGCTTGTCATGACAACGTCGCAACAGGGCCCTACGTAACTGCCTGCACAAACACTTTGTgccattatcctgctggggacGGACTCAAGTGTCAGTTCCTGGAGGCCTACGCCAGAGCCTGCAGCCTGTACACCGATGACAACATTGAAAGCTGGAGGTCAAACGCCGCCTGCT CTCAAGGACCTCAGGCCTACTGTCAGGACCAGTACTGCAGTCCTGATGAATTCTGCGGCGATAAGAGCAGTGGTGATGGAACCCGGTGCCACTGTCGGGCCATATTTGCCTCCCCATACAGAACTGAAGACACTTTGG GTGACCCAGCGGTCTGTGATGGGAGCTCTCAGTCAATTACTCTGGTTGGTTGTCTCCTGGAGGACAAAGACATCAGCTACACTGACTTACACCTCTACGACAAAACCTGCAGAGCTGAAAAGGACGACACGACCCACCTGGTGACTATAAGCTTCGACTCTAGCACCAACCCCTGTGGGACGATGATCAAG ATGAACAGTGACGACGAAGTTATCAACAAGAACGCCGTCAAGCTGGAGACCACTAACAAGGAATTGGTTGACTTCACCTGCCCCTTTGTTATTCCAGATATTAACATCGATTTCTCAGTCAACATCAAAGTCAAAAGTGGTACCAGCGGCAG CCCTTCAGTGGCGTATGTTACAACTGGAATTTGGGACTACGTTCTGACCATGAAGGCCTACACCGATGCCCAACGCACACAGGAAGTGACTGGGGACACCAAGCTCAAACTGAGCCAGAGGGTCTGGTTCGCGCTGGTGGCAAACGGCCTGAATGATAAAGTTGCTTTGGTGATACAGTCCTGCTTTGCAACCCACGAAGATTCAGCTGATGCAGATCAGAAATATTACCTCATCTCGGATCg CTGTCCGAATACTGATGACAAAACTGTGGAAGTGGAGAGTAACGGACAGGGAACATCCGACTTCTTCTCCTTCAAAATGTTCCAGTTTTTTGGGGAAACCAGAGATGTCTACCTGCACTGCAGAACAAACCTGTGTATCAAAAGCAAGGAGGTCTGCGTCTCG AACTGTGACCAGACCAATAGGAGACGCAGATCTGCCAAGTCTAAACTCAAAAATCATTCCTCAACCATCGTCACCATGGCCTGGGGTTCTTAG